The Astyanax mexicanus isolate ESR-SI-001 chromosome 8, AstMex3_surface, whole genome shotgun sequence sequence agaataTTAAATACCACTGCAATACTGagaatagaatagcataacaaagcgaTTATACCCCTTTAAAGTcaacttaattttaatttatcaTAGTTTGGGGAATATATACTTTCTTGCTGTTATGCAGctctggattttaccaaattgaaacacTCTGGAATattataaccaagaggaagatggatgatcacaagccatcaaaccaagctgaactgcttgaatttttgcaccagtagtggcataaagttatccaaaagcagtgtgtaagactggtggaggagaacatgccaagatgcatgaaaactgtagaaactccatttctcattttctgcaaataaatgctctgaatgacaatattttttattttgtttgagcaaaatcagagaaactaattcagaaactgaaatcgtctcttaatttttttccagagatgtatagtgaacaaacatacaaataaacacattagACAATATCAcgttattgaggtcatgtccatttattgtacgacaACTCAATATTAGGAATATTTCAATCACAATTTTTCCCTCTGAGTGAGTTTAAGTATCTACCGATACTTtggcagtgaagaaaaaaaagaacccaTGCAAGTtgttttggtttctttttttttttttttttagcttatttttatatatatatttattttttattattattgaaacgaTCAAAACATACCATTTTatcacaaaaatgtgtttgtgaaaATCTTATATTGGACTAGGataataatttcttaataaatataatagtgtaaacttaatgcattaaaataaatctattgcattttttttatttacttctacATTAAAACCAAAACCACTAGTGGAAATATCAAGCAGTGAATGTTTGATTAATCAGAGAGACTATATCAAGAACTCAAATAAACACtacgcctgtcacaataattacattattaacttatcatacaatacatggacatgaccttaataatATGTTATAATCGTGGTCatgattgtgtttattttagggatgtcccgatccgaTTATGTGATTGGAAATCTTGGCCGATCTCGTAATTTTCAAAGGATTGGAATCGAGTGGAAAAGATTCTGATTCAGAttcctaacacacacatacacacacacaaaaacatagaCACACACTATGATGCTACACTGGCTgatattttctccattaaagctctcagttaaactcagtaactcaaattattacaatattaataCAATACGTACTAAcatgaatataattaaatttgtccaatctaacactgattcttttatttacatttaaatatccatttatAAAAGCTTAAACGCTGGTAGGCAACATTGTTTAAACATACatgtaatgtttaatatttgcatttgtgattttatagtttttgtttctttcaagtaaataaaaaaaaaatgccttaaatatattgtttccatTACTATATTTAGTAAGCAACTATTATCCTGGCATAGCATAATTGACAGAATAGAATAATCCTATTGAAACCAACCCATATCAAATTTGTGCCATCCTGTTCTGTCTGTTTTCTTACATACTGAAGCATTGCAGATGATAGATTCACCATGTCTGTGGCCGTGGCTCATATATCTACCATGTGTGTTAACAGGAGAAGCGCCGGGGTCGTGGTATGCATGGTGGGAATAAGAGTGGACGAGGACACAAAGGTGAACGACAGCGTGGGAACCGTCCACGTCTGGGCTTTGAAGGGGGACAGACCCCATTTTACCTGATCATTCCTAAATATGGCTACAATGAGGGACAcaggtaaaataaaaacatttgcgGTTTTACCTGTTTTTCCTTAATAAAAGAAATTTACACTATCTTAaccattattatatttttctcggtgtgttttttctttagcCTGCGGCAACAGTACCCTCCACTGTCTCTGCGGAGGTTGCAGTATTTGATAGATTTAGGCCGGATAGACCCGTCTCAGCCTATAGACCTCACCCAGCTGGTTAATAGTAGAGGGATCACAATCCAGCCTCTCAAACGAGACTACGGTGTTCAGCTTGTAGATGAGGTATGTTCACATTCACAGTATATTTTACTTTCAGGAAATCATCATTTCACCAGATGATGGTTTGTTCATTTGTTAGTATCATTTGTTTAGACAACACAACTTGTCTACACACTGTAAAGAAATATTGGCAAGAGAATAAGCCTCTCTagaatcatttattataaatctACTTGTGTATGAAATCTCTGGTATAATGGTTCTCCATCCAGTATATTTGAGATGAGCTAATAATAACACTGATATTAAAACAAGCAAATAGTAAGCAGGTGTATCAAAACTTTTGTCCATAGAGTGTATGTGGTTCAAAATATACATTGATTTGGGTTTTCTTGATTTTGGTGTGGTTTATGACCAGGTTTTATTATATTTCTCAGCTACTACTATTCAGGTACTTCTGGGTTCAGtctgttataaaacaaaaatcactCATTCTGGAAATATTGTTTTTAGGCTCTGAAACAGGTAGGCATTTTGATTTGGCTTTAATCTTTATTAGTAATCACATAGTTTATAGCACCTAAAATACTATATTGTAGTACATCTATTTTTAGGGTTTGGTTTTATATAGTGTTTTAGCCTACATAAATAACATGTCACTGTTAAAAAGATTCCCCTTCATATATACCAAGCTGCAATATGTAAGGAGTCAGATTGTCCAGAAGGTGGCAGCAGTTAGTCATATGTTAGATTCTAAAGTTAAAAAGCTTCTGCATCCTGAGGAGACTTGACTAACAtgtttctttctctgtatttaaAAGGGAGCTGACATATTCAGTGCTAAGGTGAATCTGGAAGTACAAAGAGCATCTGAAGGAGCCATTGCTGCCGTGGAACGCAATGGTGGAGTAATCACAACCAGCTACTACGATCAGCGCAGCTTACGTGAGTCAGCAGCATAAATGCATGCATACATGCACTACTTTAGCACCAAGATAACCGTGTAAAAACACTGTTGAGTTATTTGGAAATATTGTCAACTTAAAACTTTAAAGAAAAATCTGAAAGTAATTTTGGGCTTGTTCCGACACATACAGGTGCTGCACAGAGTTGAGTAATGCTACAAAATGACCTTTTTTGGACATAAAGAGCATTTATGTCACCTTCTTCTAAAACTTTAAAGGACCATTTAACCATTAAGCTCTTGCAAaagtgttttttgtaaaaaaaaaaatgtgctcaaTGATCCCTTAgtatcacttttatttttaagatataAGATTAATATTAGTGCACTAGAGCTTTGAGGCTAAGGTAGTTCACCAGCTGTGGACCAGGTACAACTGCACATACTTCACTATGATCTCGGTTAAACCAAAGGCTAATTTATGGTTAGCACTGATACGGACAGAGCCTTCTTTTAatactctgtttttttgttttgttttttttcgttattttttGGTCACATTCTCTGAAAGCTTAAACTAATTCTCAGAAATTAAACTAATGGCAGACTATTTATACAATGTTTACAGAAATTTAAAACACCCCTGCCTCTTTTATATTTGATGCAGTTAGTGTGTTGTCACTGGTTAGACACTGACTCTAAGCTGCCCTCCTGTGGATGTATTGCTTAACGTCCATGCTAAAGTAAAGGACACCTAGAAGTATGTGGGCAGTAGGGGTCAGACGTGTATAAAGCACTAGAGACCCAGATTTATGTataagtacaagtgctctatcaaaaaagtgacttgactaGAAGTTAGTGTTCTTTAAGCGCACTTATTGAAAGTACTtgagtattgcaagtagtttattaaaaaaggactactgaagtactgaaagtaaaagtacagtactgtgttttgtagtttttacagaaagcagtggaaaattCTCAGAGCAAATAGCAGAATAGGAGcttagctgttttattaaaaattCATCTTGATGGCTTGCTTCGCTAAGTGAtaaggagcttcatcaaacccggtgacagcGCAGAGCATCTACAGCTCCAGCTTTAGTAATACTGTGGGTTCATaacatgttttattgtttaatgcagtataaaaatgtatcagagtatCAAAGTATAAAACTCATCGTAAATATGTAgggaagtaaaagtggaagtaagacaccaatacagcattttagtatttaagtacagtaataaagtagttCTAATATGTTACTATACATCTAAGTTTAGAGTAAAGTCTAATTTGTATTTGGGTTGCTTTATGGGTATTTTTTGTATAGTTCTTTATGTCTGCAGTTTATATAAATGCCCATTTAAACaaattttatcatttatattggttccttttttattattttatctcaaATTCTTgcttattaacaaaataaaaaacaaacaaaaaactttttaaaaactttttttttgttcactatgTTTACCTTCAtggcagtagtatattcttgaaattattcaaatatcgccaagaatattattaccacaaaaataccctgaaacatATTGATGGTAATTATTAAGCTTTTATTGCTGTGGTTTTGTTGCTCATATGCTTCACTGTAAAGCCAAAGAGTAAACCCAGCCATTGCTTTTAAGCCTGGAAGTCACAGCTAGTGTCTTTGTACTAAAATGCTCTGGGTGGCTAGCTGGACCTGTAAAAGCAATGCTAGCCAgctcaggtgtctgttagctgacgtAACAGAACTTATTActaatattaaactgatattaatttatttgcaaaTTGAAAAGAAGCTCTGTCCAAGTTTTCGGTGTCtcagagaaagaaaacaaatgCTTGAATTTTCCCTGCCATTACTGTTAACATTGTGTAAAAGTGGATCCAAGCCAAAGACGTCAGAAATTAGAAAGGACAAAATTGGGCAGGCTTGTAGAAATGTTAAGGGATGAATTGCATCATGCTGTATAATAGCTGCTAATTGGTTGTTCACAAGTTGTTTGTTATTAAGTGGATGAAAAACCCTATAACAGCTCACAGTAATGCtaacatgtgtgtttgtgtgtctagaAATCCTGATTAAGCCAGTGCCGTTCTTTATGGCTGGCCAGCCTATTCCCAAGCGCATGTTACCTGGTGAAGTCCTTCTTCCATACTACATGGATGCAAACAACCGAGGATACCTCGCTGATCCAGAGAAGATCCAGGCTGCCCGGCTCGCGCTCGCAAAGAAATACGGTTACACATTACCAGACGCTTCTGTGGAAACAACATGTAAAATGTTAGCAGAGCGGAAAGATCCCCGACAGATCTTTTTCGGTTTGTCACCAGGCTGGGTAGTGCACATGCCTGAAAAGAAGATTCTTAAACCCACTGACGAGGACTTGTTGCAGTACTATAGTTCTTAACTCTGAAGCCTGAAGATGAACAGTCAGTGTCGCTTAAAGTGACAAAAGTCCAGACCTATTCCTTTGACTCATCTTttgaatatgtaaatatgtattattgTTTACATTCATTAATAATAAATTGTTACCATGTGAccggtttgtttaattttaaacagATGTGAGGATTATCACGAAAACAGAAAGTCTAGTTACTGTTTTCAAGACGTATCTGTAATGATTCACTTTTTCTATCGATGGTGAAAGTAGCCTTTCTGAAGCAGCCTCTCTGAGAGGTAGTGGCAGAAGCAGTGTGGAGCGGAGCAGGTGAGCGGGAAACAGGAAAAATAAGAGCCTTCAGGGCCTGAAAACAGGAACCAGCTGCGGTAGCGTGGGTCACTTTTGTGTGTGTACGTACAAGGCGAGTAGCTTTGAGCATAGTAGCCTATTACTCATCTACAGCTGTGTCCGGGCCTCTACAATCAACCG is a genomic window containing:
- the mrpl15 gene encoding 39S ribosomal protein L15, mitochondrial, with product MSVSRTGGGKTLDIVKSLPRITLANLRPNPGARKNEKRRGRGMHGGNKSGRGHKGERQRGNRPRLGFEGGQTPFYLIIPKYGYNEGHSLRQQYPPLSLRRLQYLIDLGRIDPSQPIDLTQLVNSRGITIQPLKRDYGVQLVDEGADIFSAKVNLEVQRASEGAIAAVERNGGVITTSYYDQRSLQILIKPVPFFMAGQPIPKRMLPGEVLLPYYMDANNRGYLADPEKIQAARLALAKKYGYTLPDASVETTCKMLAERKDPRQIFFGLSPGWVVHMPEKKILKPTDEDLLQYYSS